From a single Streptomyces sp. NBC_00377 genomic region:
- a CDS encoding dihydrofolate reductase family protein — MPYPYVLLSAAVSLDGYLDDTTPERLLLSSRADFDRVDEVRASVDAILIGAGTIRADNPRLLVNSPERRAARVAAGRPPYPLKVTVSGFGELDPAANFWHTGGEKVVYTTEKGAERVRALGIAADAVALGPELDWRRLLEHLHDVRGVRRLMVEGGGTVHTQLLQEGLADELQLVLAPLFVGDPHAPRLFGPGAYQGGRLRLVETRRIEDVVLNRYEPTAPGAGLLPVAADRHWLALACALAADCPPSRTAFSVGAVIVAADGTELARGHSREAGDPVVHAEEAALAKLDPADPRLPTATVYSSLEPCARRSSRPAPCARLILDAGVRRVVTAWREPDTFVTEADGTGLLTSRGVDVLVLPEYEERAKGPNGHLL; from the coding sequence ATGCCGTACCCGTACGTCCTGCTGTCCGCCGCCGTGTCCCTCGACGGATACCTGGACGACACCACGCCCGAACGTCTGCTCCTCTCCAGCCGCGCCGACTTCGACCGCGTGGACGAGGTACGGGCCTCCGTCGACGCCATCCTCATCGGCGCCGGCACGATCCGCGCCGACAACCCCCGGCTCCTGGTGAACTCCCCGGAGCGGCGCGCCGCCCGGGTGGCCGCCGGACGGCCGCCCTACCCGCTCAAGGTCACCGTCAGCGGCTTCGGCGAACTCGACCCGGCGGCGAACTTCTGGCACACGGGCGGCGAGAAGGTCGTGTACACGACGGAGAAGGGCGCCGAGCGGGTCCGGGCGCTCGGCATCGCGGCGGACGCCGTCGCGCTCGGCCCCGAACTGGACTGGCGCCGTCTCCTCGAACACCTCCACGATGTCCGCGGTGTACGGCGCCTCATGGTCGAGGGCGGCGGAACCGTCCACACCCAGCTGCTCCAAGAGGGCCTCGCCGACGAACTCCAGCTCGTCCTCGCCCCGCTGTTCGTGGGCGACCCGCACGCGCCCCGGCTGTTCGGCCCGGGCGCCTACCAGGGCGGACGGCTCCGCCTGGTGGAGACCCGGCGTATCGAGGACGTCGTCCTGAACCGCTACGAGCCCACCGCACCCGGCGCCGGCCTGCTGCCCGTCGCGGCCGACCGTCACTGGCTGGCCCTCGCCTGCGCCCTCGCCGCCGACTGCCCGCCGTCGCGGACCGCTTTCAGCGTCGGCGCGGTGATCGTGGCCGCCGACGGCACGGAGCTGGCGCGCGGCCACTCCCGCGAGGCCGGCGACCCGGTCGTGCACGCCGAGGAGGCAGCCCTCGCGAAACTCGACCCCGCCGACCCCCGTCTGCCCACGGCCACCGTCTACAGCAGCCTCGAACCGTGTGCCCGCCGCTCCTCCCGCCCCGCCCCCTGCGCCCGGCTCATCCTCGACGCGGGGGTGCGCAGGGTGGTCACGGCCTGGCGCGAGCCGGACACCTTCGTCACGGAGGCGGACGGAACCGGCCTGCTGACGTCCCGGGGCGTCGACGTCCTCGTGCTCCCGGAGTACGAGGAGCGGGCGAAGGGCCCGAACGGCCATCTCCTCTGA
- a CDS encoding MarR family winged helix-turn-helix transcriptional regulator has translation MTTRWLTPEEQRAWRAYVAGYSLLEDAIDRQLQQEAGMPHLYYSILANLSETPERRLRMTDLAERLKITRSRLTYAVSRLEKDGLLRREECRWDKRGSVAVLTDEGMTVLEGVAPGHVGTVRAALFDRLTPEQVGQLEEIFTQVARGLQENDGEAAPEDLPWRRRSSPCSGTS, from the coding sequence ATGACGACCCGCTGGCTCACCCCCGAGGAGCAGCGCGCCTGGCGCGCGTACGTTGCCGGCTACTCCCTCCTCGAGGACGCGATCGACCGGCAGCTCCAGCAGGAGGCCGGCATGCCCCACCTGTACTACTCCATCCTCGCCAATCTCTCCGAGACACCGGAGCGACGGCTGCGGATGACCGACCTGGCGGAGCGGCTGAAGATCACCCGGAGCCGGCTGACCTACGCGGTGTCCCGGCTGGAGAAGGACGGGCTGCTGCGGCGCGAGGAGTGCCGCTGGGACAAACGCGGCAGCGTCGCGGTCCTGACCGACGAGGGCATGACGGTGCTGGAGGGCGTGGCGCCCGGCCATGTCGGGACGGTCCGCGCCGCCCTCTTCGACCGGCTCACCCCGGAGCAGGTGGGACAGCTGGAGGAGATCTTCACGCAGGTCGCGCGCGGGCTCCAGGAGAACGACGGCGAGGCGGCGCCCGAGGATCTCCCGTGGCGCCGGCGTTCGTCGCCGTGCTCCGGAACCTCGTGA
- a CDS encoding NUDIX domain-containing protein produces MDTPDPRGRTGLDRQGRDLDGNDRVRVVDVEELACDWSVLRRTTFDYRHGDGHVSRERRETYDRGDGATILLYDPDRRTVLLTRQFRLPAYVNGHPDGMLLEAAAGLLDGDDPPAAIRREAAEETGRVVHEVEHLFDAFMSPGSVTERLSFFAAPYDACAPGVDTAGVAAEGEDIAVVELPFAEALDLVRTGAIADAKTVMLLQWAALDGPFGPPAVSPRSSR; encoded by the coding sequence ATCGACACCCCGGACCCGCGTGGCCGAACCGGGCTCGACCGCCAGGGACGCGACCTCGACGGCAACGACCGGGTCCGCGTCGTCGACGTCGAGGAGCTGGCCTGCGACTGGTCCGTCCTGCGCCGCACCACCTTCGACTACCGGCACGGCGACGGCCACGTGAGCCGTGAACGGCGCGAGACGTACGACAGGGGCGACGGCGCCACGATCCTCCTCTACGACCCCGACCGCCGCACCGTCCTGCTCACCCGGCAGTTCCGGCTGCCCGCGTACGTCAACGGGCACCCGGACGGCATGCTGCTGGAGGCCGCGGCCGGGCTCCTGGACGGCGACGACCCGCCGGCGGCGATCCGCCGCGAGGCGGCCGAGGAGACCGGACGGGTGGTCCACGAGGTCGAGCACCTCTTCGACGCGTTCATGAGCCCCGGTTCCGTCACCGAACGGCTCAGCTTCTTCGCCGCCCCCTACGACGCCTGCGCCCCCGGTGTCGACACGGCGGGCGTGGCGGCCGAGGGCGAGGACATCGCCGTGGTCGAACTCCCCTTCGCCGAGGCCCTCGACCTCGTCCGCACCGGCGCGATCGCGGACGCCAAGACCGTCATGCTGCTCCAGTGGGCCGCGCTGGACGGCCCGTTCGGGCCGCCGGCCGTCAGCCCACGCTCAAGCCGGTGA
- a CDS encoding GTP cyclohydrolase II, protein MPDTPAATPRARVRVPLRFPDGYSVDAELVTFHGLADGQEHVAVVLGEPAPGVTPLVRLHSECLTGDVFGSARCDCGPQLREAVERIAVTGGVLLYLRQEGRGIGLYNKLDAYALQDQGLDTYEANAALGLPEDDRDYTAAAQMLRALGITALDLLSNNPDKAEQLRDLGIDVQDRVPTGVFTTPHNVRYLRAKVLQTQHTLPLADLTGLSVG, encoded by the coding sequence ATGCCCGACACCCCCGCCGCCACCCCCCGCGCCCGCGTCCGGGTACCGCTGCGCTTCCCCGACGGCTACTCCGTCGACGCCGAACTCGTCACCTTCCACGGTCTCGCCGACGGCCAGGAGCACGTCGCCGTCGTCCTCGGCGAGCCGGCGCCCGGCGTCACCCCCCTGGTCCGGCTGCACTCCGAGTGCCTGACCGGTGACGTCTTCGGCTCCGCCCGCTGCGACTGCGGGCCGCAGCTGCGCGAGGCGGTCGAGCGCATAGCCGTCACGGGCGGTGTCCTGCTCTACCTGCGCCAGGAGGGCCGCGGCATCGGCCTCTACAACAAGCTCGACGCGTACGCCCTCCAGGACCAGGGCCTGGACACCTACGAGGCGAACGCCGCGCTCGGTCTGCCCGAGGACGACCGGGACTACACGGCCGCCGCCCAGATGCTGCGCGCCCTGGGCATCACGGCCCTGGACCTGCTGTCCAACAACCCCGACAAGGCCGAACAGTTGCGGGACCTGGGCATCGACGTCCAGGACCGGGTCCCGACGGGCGTCTTCACGACCCCGCACAACGTCCGCTACCTGCGCGCCAAGGTCCTCCAGACCCAGCACACGCTGCCGCTGGCCGACCTCACCGGCTTGAGCGTGGGCTGA